Genomic DNA from Bartonella alsatica:
AAACATAATTTTCTGAAAATCACAAAAACAGCAGGGAAACCATAAGCTTAAATTCCCTTTTTCTCTGTTAACCAGCAGGAACCTAGTGATGTTCACGTAAAATGCCAAGTGTTTTTTTCTAAATAGACCATATTTTACTAAAAAAATAACTATCTTGTGGAAAAACAAAAAACGAGACTAAAGTAAAACATCTCTTGAAAACAAATAATTCCTGCCAGAGAACCAATAAAACTCTCTTTTTTTCTAAATCACTGATCCTAAAAACGCTGATAGCCCATGCCCCATTGCACACCTAACTCAGAAGACTCACTTTCTCACGAGTTACCGCACAAACGCCATCACTTTATGAGAGTAACCTTTCTTCTCCACTAAAGCAACCCCTTCGTAAGCAATAATCCGCTCCTACTTCACAAAGCCTCTTATTTTCTATAAATAGAATAGTATAAAGCATTATTCAAGTCCTATGATTACCAACAGAGTCATTTTTATGCTAAAATTTGCCCACTGCACTATTAAAATTTTTGTTTAGTTTCATGAAACTATAAATAAATCGGATCTCTCAATTTATGACAAGCTCAGCATAAAACTAAGTATAAAATAGACAAAGATTCATAAGAAAGAAACAATTGACATGCTGCGCCCTCCCAAAAATTCAGAATTTACACAAAAAATTCCAAGAACTATGAATAAAAATGGCATCATGGTCTCTCCAATTTTAGTCATACTTCCGAGTAAAGAAACTTTATTTGCAAAACGAGCACAGCGTTTTGCACATTTAGCTAATACCCTTGAACACAAACAGATTCTGCATTTTTTTTCTCATTTTTGTAATGCCCAACAACAATCGATAGAAAAATTTAAAGATTTTGCTGTTCCTCTTAGACATTTTGGTGCACCGACAACACCTCCTCTTAACCGATCAAAATTATTAACCTTAGGTTTATATGAAAGTATTGTTGGTGATTTTTTAAACCGTCTATCAAATGCAACACTTCCTGGCCAAGCATTTTGGGCTACAAAGTACGAAGCTTTAAGCCGTACACAACAGCAAAAAGACCAATGGCGTATTTGGGGACATAATCTGTTAAACCACAAACTTCCCAAACAACAATTAGCAGAACATATTTTTATCACCGGCGCATTGCAAATCATGTATTCTCTTGCCACTTCACAGCTTGATGCGCAACATTTAACTGCACAACAAAACAACCTCTGTCCTGCTTGCAACGGCACACATTCTGCCAACCTCATTATCGACTGGAAATCGCATAAAACCATAAAGGTTTGTTCTTGCCTTTATTGCGGAACTCTTTGGCACATACCGCATACCCAATGCACTTTTTGTGGAGCGACACAGAGTATTTCTACCCACACCAGCAAAAATATTCCCGACGGCATTTTATTTGAAACTTGTGAAACATGTGGATTTTATTGTAAACAGCTCAATCAACAGCAAAACTCGACACTTGATGTTTTTGTTGATGACATTAGCACCCCTACAGCTGATTTTTTACATAAAGCCTCTTTTCATTTTAAGCATAAGAGTTTCAATCCCTTTTTAGCTGAATGCAGAAAATAAGCAATTTTTCTCTAAGCCAAGCAGCTTCAAGAATATTTTCCCTTTCCTACAACGACAAGGGTGCCAAAAATCTATAGACTAATGATGATGAATTTTAAATTATGGATTTTACCACAAAGAAAATGCAAAAACTCTCGTAACACATCGAACGCATATCACATACAAAACACCTTTCTTCATCAATAACAGTACCATTTATATTATAACAGTACCATTTATATTGAAGTGTTTTTCAGGTGAAGAACACATACGCAGCATCACAAAAAATTAATAATTTTCATGCTTCTAAATCAAAGTTCAAAAACATATTTTCCATCTCTTTCTCAGCTCTTTCGAATGATCCCCATGAAGAAAGCAAATAAAGTTCAGTAATTGTTTTTTATTTTTGTAGTATTTTATAATATTGTCTGCCAATCCGTTGTGTAAAAAGCCAAAATTTTACTACCCATTTATCATAATTTGCAGTCATCATTAAAAAAAACACAACTGATACAAGACAATATGTTTTTTTAAGCAACGTAAAAATTTCAAAGAAGGAGATAGCATGTATGAAACAATGGAAAGATTTTTGCCAATCAAAATTTTGTGCTACATGAGTTTTTATATTTTTTCATCAAATTTCCTATACTCTTAAATTTTCATGTAAAAACCTAAAAGCGATTGCGTACCTTACCTTTTTCATCTTCTTTTTCATTGAAAAAACAATCACGTAAAAGAAAATAATTTCCATCCCCCGGACGCACCAATGCCACACATTTTTTCTTTGCAGCATAAGAAAGCTTATCCCACATTTCACGAATGGTAAAATAAGCTTCACTTTCCAAATGAATACAATGCTGATAGACTTCTTTTTTCATATCAAGCATAACTGAAGCAGCAATTTCCTTGCAATACACGCGGTGATCAAAGACTGGAATAGTCAATTCCGCAGATTCCTGTTGTGTTATTTGTTTATTGACAGAAAAATAGCTGATAATTTTTACAACGAAAAAACAGAACGCCAATATACAAAAGAGCAGCATACAAACAAAAGCGATCTTGCGATATAATCTTTTGAAATAAGCTTTTTGTCTTGCGCGGATTCTTTTTTCCATAAAAACCGTATCCTTTAACAACCCAAAGTAAGCTTTTTTACAGCAAACAATAATAGAAGTATCAATATCCAACATACATGTTACAGCAGCAAACTCTTTTTACATCAAAGCACACCGTTTTCTTTATCACGGACATTTTATTTTTTCATTGTTTGCACTCTTATTGGAAACTTTTTCATCTCCTTTATGAAAAAGATTATAGAGGCATTACCATAAGAGTTTGCTGATGTAAAATCCCATACAAGCAATACCAATGCTCTTATAGATAAAGATAAACAGGAATTGTCCAAAAAACGCTACCATTTTCCATGATACTATCTCCATGCTTAATCATGTTTTGCAATATTTGTAAAAGCTTCAATTTGCCCCTCATTATCGCCCAACACAACCAACACAAAGAAAGCAGTAACGAAACACATTTCTGCTTTTGAGAAAAATTAAGATAAAAATAAGCTCTTTTAATAAATATTAGTCTCTTCACCAAGAACTTACTGTAAAACAATAAGATAAAGATATCTCAATTTATCGTAAAACCTCTTGATATAACTGAACTACAATCATGGCACAGCAAGAAAAAGTGTCTCCATTATCTAGTTTAATCAGTACAAAACAAGAAGAATTAGTAAAAATATTTTATAATTCTATATGTTAAGATAGATTTTTGAAATAGCTATAAAATATAAACTGCCAAAGCAGTATCAGCTCATTTGCTAAGCTGTAAACCTAAATACAGCACCATCCAATTGAAAGAGAAAACAGAACAAAAACCCACGACCAATATCTCTTTTCATCTACGTGTCACAATATTAGAAGGAAGTGTTTCTACAAGAGGAATCTTGAGAGCAAACGAATAACCACTCTTTTAATATGATAAAGTCCCAATCGAAGAGTAAAGATATTTACTCCTATCGCCCAATAACCTAATGTGTTAATTTACAAGATACTCATACCATCTTGTTAATGGTTACAGCGAATTCCTGAATCTCATCTTCTTCACCCAAGTCTGTACTAATATTACAGATAATATAGGCCCTAGTATTACAGATAATATAGACCCTAGCAAATCAGGCTTAACTTTACAGCCTATCTCACGGAGATAATAAGCCAACTGCCCCCAACGAGTAAACCTGTTATACGTCCCCGTAGAGACATAAAGGATAGAGATCTATCAGATTCTCAACAACACGGTTTTAACCTTGACTTTATCGAAACAGCTTTTGTGCTTAATATAAAATCCGTTCCCCATATATTAATAACAAAAAATTCTATGTTCTATAGCTTCAACCAACCCCAATCATACAATTAAGAAATAACACTAAATCTCATTTGTGAGAACAAATACAACATACAAATAGAGTCATGGTCACTCGACTAAAATCATTCTCTTCTTAAAAATTCAGCTAATGCCTATTGTGATGTAACTTCGCGGGAATTTTCCTAAATAACCAATGGTATGTTCATTCAACAAACAACACACCTCTTATCAATGAATGAGCGACCATCTTGTTTGGAAGTTAAAGTGTGATCATGAAGTTTAAAAAACTATGCAATAAACAGCTATAAAAACACACCCACTATGGGCCTCGACACCATTGTAAGCAATGAAAAGGTAAACTTTTCAAGCCCTTATCACTACTCAAAACTTTGTAACAATCATCATTCCAACCTTTGCTGCGCATCAATACTGATAATTTTTTGATGAGATCTACAGTGGCGTATTCTGTTCTTTGTTTTTTATACGAAAAGAAAAGTTTTAAATCGAAACCTCTGTTTAACTAAAATACCGTTCACGATAGAAAAGACATCAATACTGCTCATTCACTCCACCTCAAGAGATAAAATCTCTTAAAATATATCTGGTAGCGAATGATTATCGCAACATCTAAACAAAGAGACACCATATTCTGGTATAGATTGATAGGAAATAGTATTATTGAGATAAACTATTATGCCTGCACTGTGCAACTCTACTTGATAAGGAAAAAAATGGTAACCGCTTTATTCACCAAACTTGGTACAATAGTACGCCATCCATTCCCGATTATAAAAGCAGACACAACTTTATAAGTATTTTCTCCTACTTTGGTCCATTTTGACAATTCAGCCCGACAACTATCCCCTGAATTTTTGAAAACATAGAATTATAAAAATTTGTATTTTTCCCTTATAGAAAAGGGGCACAAAAACGGCAAATATACCTTGGTTAAAAATCAATCACTCATCTACTCAAAGATTTTTTCAAATTGTGCTCAAGCTTTTTTAACCGTAAGAGGTTCCACTTGAACAGCAGCAACAAACTATATCTTTCTACACAAGAAGTACCCCTATTTATGCGATAACTCATTATCTTCACACCCACAGCGCTTTGATATGCGCACCCGCAGAAAATCTCCACGTATTTAATGCACACTACCTTCTCGGTTGAAATTTTTCATATTCTTTAGAACACCTCAAACGCATTACGGTATCCAGAGAACAAACCGAGAAATGAACCAATAATGTTTAATAATACCTGGATCACAACAATTAGCTAGCTTCCTTATTTTCCTCAGCAATCCTCCTATAGACTACCGTTTTTTCCATTATCTTCTGCATTGAATCGCACATTCCTATCCCTAACTTTGCTATTTCCATCACTGACTGTGCTCATTTTACAATCGTATTCATGAAATTCACTGCTAGCTATACCAATCTCACCACTGATTTTACTGCTTTTATCAGTCTTTTTTAGCATTTTGTTTATTTTTAATACTAGCAAGATCTATTGTTTGCAATTTTTGTTCTACAGTATCCATGCGCCGTGAAATTTCTGTGATGTCTTTATGTATTTTCTTCAATAATGCATTCAAAGGTGCATGACCCATTCTTCCGCTAGCATAAAGAACCACGCGAATATGTTCAGGATCATCAATATCAGCGATAGAAAATGGAAAAAGTGCCATTATACCCCCTTTTTTAATG
This window encodes:
- a CDS encoding formate dehydrogenase accessory protein FdhE, translated to MNKNGIMVSPILVILPSKETLFAKRAQRFAHLANTLEHKQILHFFSHFCNAQQQSIEKFKDFAVPLRHFGAPTTPPLNRSKLLTLGLYESIVGDFLNRLSNATLPGQAFWATKYEALSRTQQQKDQWRIWGHNLLNHKLPKQQLAEHIFITGALQIMYSLATSQLDAQHLTAQQNNLCPACNGTHSANLIIDWKSHKTIKVCSCLYCGTLWHIPHTQCTFCGATQSISTHTSKNIPDGILFETCETCGFYCKQLNQQQNSTLDVFVDDISTPTADFLHKASFHFKHKSFNPFLAECRK